The following proteins are co-located in the Parafannyhessea umbonata genome:
- a CDS encoding FtsW/RodA/SpoVE family cell cycle protein, translated as MPMAINTRRNTELGLLIAAAVPVILLYAMYLLNAKVALSFSSLAVPIGLFAAFGVAHFATRRFAPEADPAILPLVFLLSGIGIAFVTRLAPTLAIGQVTWLFLSVAAMIAVLVLVPSIEALAQYKFTMGIVGVALLLLPMLIGTSRGGSKLWIVLGPLSFQPGELAKILIVLFLAAYLAENREMLSASAIKAGPLDLPRPRMLAPMLLMWGMSLLVVVFERDLGSALLFFTFFVIMLYVCTGRVGYVLVSILLLAIGGVFCYHFFGHVQTRVQIWLNPFKDPSGKGLQIVQSLYSLADGGLVGSGIGKGLPKLIPVVESDFIFSAIGEEMGLLGASAVLICYMLLAVRGLATAARAKSDISAFTAVGLTAAIAVQAFLIVGGVTKLLPLTGVTLPFMSQGGSSLLASFIIVGLLLKAGDEGTGREAQIEQGSGSVGSQTQVEKAMASVVHGAHARASRGLDTPESGVLGRVALGNRLVSLVTVFTMMFALLVANLTYIQVFKADYYQTLPNNNHTIAKSAKVQRGAIIAADGATLAESVKQPDGTYARTYPQGNVATHTVGYLSSQYGASGIEATMNQTLTGHSDYSTWSSAINAMAGIETPGSSVVLTINSQMQKAAEQALQGHRGAIVVLNPSTGAVLAKASNPSFDYNDIGSAISGNNASLVDRTTQTLYTPGSTFKVVSLSAALDSGMATLDSTYRAPASLEIGGAKVTNIDNEAWSSLSLKQALTYSVNTVFGQLGQQVGASKLVSYSDAFGYGQKLGQDFSTVASLMPDPSQMTEWETAWSAVGQPVGQHSSPAGPQTTVMQNAVVAAAIANKGVVMNPYVVDHILTPEGATSSTTKPKSLGQAVSAQTAQQIGEAMLDVVNDGTGMGAQVSGVKVAGKTGTAEVSSNAANSLFIGFAPYDQPTVAISVCIEGSEGERMVGVAAGVAGKVLATCLRVQAMGAGV; from the coding sequence ATGCCAATGGCAATCAACACGCGCAGGAACACGGAGCTTGGCCTGCTGATAGCGGCCGCCGTCCCCGTCATCCTTCTGTACGCAATGTATCTGCTGAACGCGAAGGTCGCACTGAGTTTCTCGTCACTTGCGGTCCCCATTGGGCTGTTTGCGGCATTCGGCGTCGCTCACTTCGCCACGCGTCGCTTTGCTCCCGAGGCCGACCCGGCCATCCTTCCACTTGTCTTCCTGCTCTCTGGCATCGGCATCGCGTTCGTCACGAGGCTCGCTCCCACACTCGCCATAGGCCAGGTCACCTGGCTGTTCCTTTCCGTCGCAGCCATGATCGCCGTGCTGGTGCTCGTGCCCAGCATCGAGGCCTTGGCTCAGTACAAGTTCACCATGGGCATCGTCGGCGTCGCACTGTTGCTCTTGCCCATGCTCATAGGAACGTCGCGCGGAGGCTCCAAGCTCTGGATCGTCCTGGGACCACTCTCATTCCAGCCCGGCGAGCTCGCGAAGATCCTCATCGTTCTGTTCCTCGCGGCCTACCTTGCAGAGAACCGCGAGATGCTCTCGGCGTCCGCCATTAAGGCAGGCCCGCTCGACCTGCCGCGTCCGCGCATGCTCGCGCCGATGCTGCTCATGTGGGGCATGTCCCTTCTGGTCGTGGTGTTCGAGCGTGACCTGGGCAGCGCGCTTCTCTTCTTCACGTTCTTCGTGATCATGCTGTACGTCTGCACCGGCCGCGTGGGGTATGTGCTCGTGTCCATCCTGCTTCTGGCAATAGGCGGCGTGTTCTGCTACCACTTCTTCGGCCACGTCCAGACGCGTGTCCAGATCTGGCTCAACCCGTTCAAGGACCCGTCCGGCAAGGGTCTGCAGATCGTGCAGTCGCTGTACTCGCTCGCGGACGGCGGGCTCGTGGGCTCCGGCATCGGCAAGGGCCTTCCCAAGCTCATTCCCGTCGTCGAGTCCGACTTCATCTTCTCGGCCATCGGAGAAGAGATGGGCCTCCTCGGCGCATCCGCCGTGCTCATCTGCTACATGCTGCTCGCCGTACGCGGACTGGCCACGGCCGCGCGCGCAAAGTCCGACATCTCCGCGTTCACCGCGGTAGGCCTCACGGCCGCAATCGCGGTACAGGCGTTTCTCATCGTGGGCGGCGTCACCAAGCTGCTGCCGCTCACGGGCGTCACGCTCCCGTTCATGAGCCAGGGCGGCAGCTCGCTTCTGGCCAGCTTCATCATCGTCGGGCTTTTGCTTAAGGCCGGCGACGAGGGGACGGGCCGCGAAGCCCAGATCGAGCAGGGCTCCGGCAGCGTTGGTTCGCAGACTCAGGTCGAGAAGGCCATGGCCTCCGTGGTGCACGGTGCCCATGCACGCGCGAGCCGTGGGCTTGACACCCCAGAGTCCGGAGTCCTTGGCCGCGTTGCCCTTGGCAACAGGCTCGTGTCGCTCGTGACCGTGTTCACGATGATGTTTGCCCTGTTGGTAGCCAACCTCACCTACATCCAGGTCTTCAAGGCCGACTACTACCAGACGCTTCCGAACAACAACCACACCATAGCCAAGAGCGCAAAGGTTCAGCGCGGCGCCATCATCGCGGCGGACGGCGCAACGCTCGCGGAGTCCGTCAAGCAGCCCGACGGCACGTATGCGCGCACGTATCCGCAGGGCAATGTCGCCACGCACACCGTTGGCTACCTCTCCTCCCAGTACGGCGCCAGCGGGATCGAGGCGACCATGAACCAGACGCTCACGGGCCACTCGGACTACTCCACCTGGTCAAGTGCCATCAACGCAATGGCCGGCATCGAGACCCCGGGCTCCTCCGTCGTGCTCACCATCAACTCCCAGATGCAAAAGGCGGCCGAACAGGCACTTCAGGGTCACCGCGGCGCCATCGTCGTGCTGAACCCCTCTACCGGGGCCGTACTCGCAAAGGCGTCCAACCCGTCGTTCGACTACAACGACATCGGTTCGGCAATATCCGGAAACAACGCCAGCCTGGTGGACCGCACGACCCAAACGCTGTACACCCCGGGCTCCACGTTCAAGGTCGTGAGCCTTTCGGCGGCGCTCGACTCCGGCATGGCGACGCTCGACAGCACCTACCGCGCACCCGCATCCCTCGAGATCGGCGGCGCAAAGGTCACGAACATTGACAACGAGGCATGGAGCTCGCTCTCCCTCAAGCAGGCGCTCACTTACTCCGTCAACACGGTGTTTGGCCAGCTGGGCCAGCAGGTGGGTGCCAGCAAGCTCGTGAGCTACTCCGACGCGTTCGGCTATGGCCAGAAGCTTGGCCAGGACTTCTCCACCGTGGCGTCGCTCATGCCGGACCCCTCGCAGATGACCGAGTGGGAGACCGCATGGTCCGCCGTCGGTCAGCCCGTCGGTCAGCACTCCAGCCCCGCGGGTCCGCAGACCACGGTCATGCAAAACGCCGTCGTGGCCGCAGCCATCGCGAACAAGGGCGTTGTCATGAACCCCTACGTCGTCGATCACATACTGACCCCCGAGGGCGCGACCAGCTCCACCACAAAGCCCAAGTCGCTGGGACAGGCGGTTTCCGCCCAGACGGCACAGCAGATCGGCGAGGCGATGCTGGACGTCGTGAACGACGGCACCGGCATGGGCGCGCAGGTCTCGGGCGTGAAGGTCGCGGGCAAGACCGGCACCGCAGAGGTGAGCTCGAACGCGGCAAACTCCCTGTTTATTGGTTTTGCTCCCTATGACCAGCCCACGGTGGCGATCTCGGTCTGCATCGAGGGCTCCGAGGGCGAGAGGATGGTTGGCGTCGCGGCCGGAGTTGCAGGTAAGGTGCTTGCCACGTGTCTGCGCGTCCAGGCTATGGGAGCCGGCGTATAG
- the pknB gene encoding Stk1 family PASTA domain-containing Ser/Thr kinase: MAERVLGGRYTVQDRIGTGGMAIVYRGLDEVLGRTVAIKTMLPQYAADPSFAARFKQEAQAAAALQSPYIVSVYDWGKDGDTYYIVMEYLRGTDLKSGIRKHGALDSKKVAQIGSQIAQALSVAHRHDIIHRDIKPQNIMVQPDGNIKVMDFGIARAKNSHLTTDNSVLGTAHYVSPEQTQGKELGPTTDIYSLGIVMYEAATGRVPFDGDDAISVALKQVNEQPVPPTAVNPAVDSALESIILKCMQKDPKDRFQTADELYHVLRDYLAGRLAAVNNATEVLPANPVVPAIAPIGATSTQSLPRIDTAEHIKPQTATQKAQQEADAAMKKHKRRVALFSIIGVIALIAAIVGVYSLVNPSNQKREVPNYLSMTEADALKAIDESEFFKKGSVKEQYSSTVEKGVVMDQDPDSGRMVAKGTKINLVISKGKEPAASVKVPDLTGMSPSQADKALAKVGLVGQAGDSVYDENVAVGMIAKQSPAGGSEAKAGDTITYQLSKGKESVDVPSVVGQDANSATSALKDAGFEVSISYGDSDTVQKGYVYDQSPTGSADKGTTVTIYVSNGAKTVSVPNVVGSTADDAKGALDAEGFKYNLTYQYSSSVAQGTVISQSATSAKSGATITLVISNGPDPATSGNNTGGTTTTNTGTTKDPTAGGQ, encoded by the coding sequence ATGGCAGAAAGAGTTCTTGGCGGGCGCTACACCGTGCAGGACAGAATCGGCACCGGCGGCATGGCGATTGTCTACCGCGGTCTGGACGAGGTGTTGGGGCGAACCGTCGCCATCAAGACGATGCTGCCCCAGTATGCGGCCGACCCCTCCTTTGCCGCACGATTCAAGCAGGAGGCCCAGGCAGCCGCCGCGCTGCAGAGTCCGTACATCGTCTCTGTGTACGACTGGGGCAAGGATGGCGACACCTACTACATCGTCATGGAGTACCTGCGCGGCACCGACCTCAAGAGTGGCATACGCAAGCACGGTGCGCTTGACAGCAAGAAGGTAGCCCAGATCGGCAGCCAGATCGCACAGGCCCTCTCCGTCGCGCACCGCCACGACATCATTCACCGCGACATCAAGCCGCAGAACATCATGGTGCAGCCTGACGGCAACATCAAGGTGATGGACTTCGGCATCGCGCGCGCGAAGAACAGCCATCTGACCACGGACAACTCGGTCCTGGGCACCGCTCACTACGTCTCGCCCGAGCAGACGCAGGGCAAGGAGCTTGGTCCCACGACCGACATCTACTCGCTCGGCATCGTCATGTACGAGGCCGCGACCGGACGCGTCCCCTTCGACGGCGACGACGCCATCTCCGTCGCACTCAAGCAGGTGAACGAGCAGCCCGTGCCGCCGACGGCCGTGAACCCCGCCGTCGACTCCGCGCTGGAGAGCATCATTCTCAAGTGCATGCAGAAGGACCCGAAGGACCGTTTCCAGACCGCGGATGAGCTGTACCACGTCCTGCGTGACTACCTGGCGGGCCGCCTTGCGGCCGTGAACAACGCAACCGAGGTCCTGCCCGCAAACCCCGTGGTGCCCGCCATCGCGCCAATCGGCGCAACCAGTACCCAGAGCCTGCCACGCATCGACACCGCAGAGCACATCAAGCCACAGACCGCTACGCAGAAGGCCCAGCAGGAAGCCGACGCTGCCATGAAGAAGCACAAGCGGCGCGTCGCGCTCTTCTCGATAATCGGCGTTATCGCCCTCATCGCGGCAATCGTGGGCGTCTACTCGCTCGTCAATCCCAGCAACCAGAAGCGCGAGGTGCCCAACTACCTCAGCATGACTGAGGCGGACGCCCTCAAGGCGATTGACGAGTCCGAGTTCTTTAAGAAGGGCTCTGTCAAGGAGCAGTATTCCAGCACGGTCGAGAAGGGCGTGGTCATGGACCAGGACCCTGATTCCGGCCGCATGGTTGCCAAGGGCACGAAGATCAACTTGGTCATCTCCAAGGGCAAGGAGCCCGCAGCATCGGTAAAGGTTCCGGACCTCACGGGAATGAGCCCGTCTCAGGCTGACAAGGCGCTTGCGAAGGTGGGCCTTGTGGGACAGGCCGGCGACTCCGTGTACGACGAGAACGTCGCGGTTGGCATGATCGCGAAGCAGTCCCCTGCGGGCGGCTCCGAGGCCAAGGCAGGCGACACCATAACCTACCAGCTGTCCAAGGGCAAGGAGTCCGTGGACGTGCCCAGCGTCGTGGGACAGGACGCTAACTCCGCAACGTCCGCGCTCAAGGACGCGGGCTTCGAGGTCAGCATAAGCTACGGCGACAGTGACACCGTCCAGAAGGGCTACGTGTACGACCAGTCCCCCACCGGCAGCGCCGACAAGGGCACCACGGTCACGATTTACGTCTCCAACGGCGCGAAGACGGTCTCTGTGCCCAATGTCGTGGGCTCCACTGCAGATGACGCAAAGGGTGCGCTGGATGCCGAGGGCTTCAAGTACAACCTCACCTACCAGTACAGCTCCAGCGTCGCACAGGGCACCGTCATCTCGCAGTCGGCCACCAGCGCCAAGAGCGGAGCCACGATCACCCTCGTGATCTCCAACGGTCCCGACCCCGCGACGAGCGGCAACAACACAGGCGGCACGACCACGACTAACACCGGCACCACGAAGGACCCTACCGCCGGCGGACAATAG